The Primulina eburnea isolate SZY01 chromosome 13, ASM2296580v1, whole genome shotgun sequence genome includes a region encoding these proteins:
- the LOC140810320 gene encoding uncharacterized protein: MAGRPPRQNRNPRYANNNREDGQENEQGNGPPPAVNLSQADLMAIATIVATTLQGLGNPNANQPPPPPPPNGIKFHYESLRKNRCPTFSGAADPEVSQSWLKSVETQHRLLEVPEALKVDVTVPFLEDKAGKWWEAISPAMTAAGPMTWQRFREAFLKQYYPVEVRLQKLSEFENLTQTPDMSVVEYTSQFNSLGSYAPAIMADEVLKLHRFKKGLNSRIQLALAVYQPANFSDLMGAAIRAEIDIQRREKEFKNKRPMNNQSSRSDQTFKKPNQSSEPSKGPPPTSSYQDIKPCPICHLRHLGECRRNSGVCFGCGKAGHRITECPTAANQAARPNNGTGPNTGANPNKTKECKPNARVFAMTQEEADDANEVVSGTILIQKVPAYALFDCGATHSLVSKRFAKKLRLKPNH; encoded by the coding sequence ATGGCCGGCAGACCCCCGAGACAGAACCGCAACCCGCGTTATGCTAATAACAACCGTGAAGACGGACAGGAGAACGAGCAAGGGAATGGACCCCCGCCGGCAGTCAACTTAAGCCAAGCCGATCTTATGGCCATAGCCACCATTGTGGCAACAACACTGCAAGGGTTGGGAAATCCAAACGCCAAtcagccaccaccacctccaccaccaaatGGAATCAAGTTCCACTATGAATCACTCCGCAAGAATAGGTGTCCAACTTTCAGTGGAGCCGCTGACCCTGAAGTTAGCCAGAGTTGGCTGAAAAGTGTAGAGACTCAACATCGCCTATTGGAAGTTCCTGAGGCACTGAAAGTGGACGTGACTGTGCCGTTCCTGGAAGATAAAGCAGGAAAATGGTGGGAAGCAATCTCGCCAGCCATGACAGCTGCAGGACCAATGACTTGGCAGCGATTCCGAGAAGCCTTTCTGAAACAGTATTATCCAGTCGAGGTCAGACTGCAGAAACTGAGTGAGTTTGAAAACCTCACTCAAACTCCGGATATGTCGGTTGTGGAATACACCTCCCAGTTCAATTCCCTTGGATCTTATGCTCCAGCAATCATGGCAGACGAAGTTTTGAAATTGCACCGTttcaagaagggattgaacagcAGGATCCAATTAGCACTAGCAGTCTACCAACCCGCGAATTTTTCAGATCTTATGGGTGCAGCTATCCGAGCTGAAATTGACATCCAGCGCAGAGAGAAGGAATTCAAGAACAAAAGGCCTATGAATAATCAGTCCTCACGCAGCGATCAGACTTTCAAGAAGCCTAACCAGTCCAGTGAACCATCCAAAGGGCCTCCGCCTACCTCAAGTTACCAGGATATTAAGCCTTGCCCAATTTGTCACTTACGACACCTGGGAGAATGCCGAAGAAACAGTGGTGTATGCTTCGGATGTGGGAAAGCGGGACACCGAATTACCGAATGTCCTACTGCCGCCAACCAAGCCGCTCGGCCCAACAATGGAACTGGACCAAATACAGGAGCTAACCCCAACAAGACAAAGGAATGCAAGCCTAACGCTAGGGTCTTTGCTATGACTCAAGAAGAGGCCGACGACGCCAATGAAGTTGTTTCAGGTACCATCCTAATTCAAAAAGTGCCTGCTTATGCattatttgattgtggtgctacgcattcCTTGGTATCTAAGAGATTTGCTAAGAAACTAAGACTTAAGCCGAATCACTAG